A window of the Dunckerocampus dactyliophorus isolate RoL2022-P2 chromosome 21, RoL_Ddac_1.1, whole genome shotgun sequence genome harbors these coding sequences:
- the eif2s3 gene encoding eukaryotic translation initiation factor 2 subunit 3 has protein sequence MAGDESGTTLGQPHLAKQDLSTLDVSTLTTLSPEIISRQATINIGTIGHVAHGKSTVVKAISGVHTVRFKNELERNITIKLGYANAKIYMLDDSSCPRPECYRSCGSSTPDEFPTDIPGTKGNFKLVRHVSFVDCPGHDILMATMLNGAAVMDAALLLIAGNESCPQPQTSEHLAAIEIMKLKHILILQNKIDLVKESQAKEQYEQILAFVQGTVAEGAPIIPISAQLKYNIEVVCEYIVKKIPVPVRDFSSKPRLIVIRSFDVNKPGCEVDDLKGGVAGGSILKGVLKVGQEIEVRPGIVSKDHEGKLMCKPIFSKIVSLFAEHNDLQYAAPGGLIGVGTKIDPTLCRADRMVGQVLGAVGELPEIFTELEISYFLLRRLLGVRTEGDKKAAKVQKLSKNEVLMVNIGSLSTGGRVSAVKADLAKIVLTNPVCTEVGEKIALSRRVEKHWRLIGWGQIRRGVTITPTVDDD, from the exons ATGGCGGGCGACGAGTCTGGAACAACGCTGGGTCAGCCTCACTTGGCCAAACAAGACCTCAGTACTCTC GATGTGTCCACCCTGACGACTCTGTCCCCAGAGATTATCAGCAGGCAGGCCACCATCAACATTG GCACCATCGGTCATGTGGCCCACGGGAAGTCCACGGTGGTCAAGGCCATCTCAGGTGTTCACACCGTCAGGTTCAAGAACGAGCTGGAGAGGAACATCACCATCAAGCTAGGCTATGCTAATGCTAAG ATCTACATGCTGGATGACTCCAGCTGTCCCAGGCCCGAGTGCTATCGATCTTGTGGTAGTAGCACCCCCGACGAGTTCCCCACAGACATTCCCGGCACTAAAGGCAACTTCAAACTTGTCAG ACACGTGTCCTTTGTGGACTGTCCCGGTCACGACATTTTGATGGCCACCATGTTGAACGGAGCTGCCGTCATGGACGCCGCCCTCCTGCTGATCG CGGGGAACGAGTCGTGCCCTCAGCCGCAGACGTCTGAGCATCTGGCCGCCATCGAGATCATGAAGCTGAAGCACATCCTCATCCTGCAGAACAAGATTGACCTGGTGAAGGAGAGCCAGGCCAAGGAACAGTACGAGCAGATCCTGGCCTTTGTGCAGG GCACGgtggcggagggcgcccccatCATTCCCATCTCTGCTCAGCTCAAGTACAACATTGAGGTGGTGTGCGAGTACATCGTCAAAAAGATCCCGGTTCCCGTCCGAGACTTCTCCTCCAAGCCCAGACTCATCG TCATCAGGTCGTTTGACGTGAACAAGCCCGGCTGTGAAGTTGACGACCTGAAAGGTGGGGTGGCAGGCGGAAGTATCCTGAAGGGGGTGCTCAAG GTGGGCCAGGAGATCGAGGTGCGACCGGGCATCGTGTCCAAGGACCACGAAGGAAAGCTGATGTGCAAGCCCATCTTCTCCAAGATCGTCTCCCTCTTCGCCGAACACAACGACCTTCAGTACGCCGCGCCCGGAGGCCTCATCG GCGTGGGCACAAAGATCGACCCCACGCTGTGCCGTGCAGACAGAATGgtgggtcaggtgctgggcgccGTCGGTGAGCTGCCAGAGATCTTCACCGAGCTGGAGATCTCCTACTTCCTGCTCAGGAGGCTGCTGGGCGTGCGCACTGAAGGAGACAAGAAAGCCGCCAAG GTCCAGAAGCTTTCCAAGAATGAAGTATTGATGGTGAACATCGGGTCACTGTCCACAGGCGGCCGCGTCAGCGCCGTCAAAGCCGATCTGGCCAAGATTGTCCTCACCAACCCGGTCTGCACTGAAGTCGGAGAGAAGATCGCCCTGAGTCGACGTGTGGAGAAACATTGGCG TCTGATTGGCTGGGGACAGATCAGGAGAGGCGTGACCATCACGCCCACAGTGGACGACGACTGA
- the klhl15 gene encoding kelch-like protein 15, giving the protein MPVANQRCDMSGADVEVYLSQVHDGSVSSGFRALYEERLLLDVTLTIDEHHFQAHKALLATQSDYFRVMFTADMRERDQDKIHMKGLTAAGFGHILRFMYYGSLELSMPTVQEILQAAMYVQMTEAVEFCCSFLLAKICLENCAEVMRLLEDFSVGVEGVQEQLDNFLLDNFVPLMSRPDFLSYLSLERLQAYLNSDALSRYPEIELYEAVQSWLRHDRRRWRHTDTIVQSIRFCLMTPANIFEKVKTSEFYRYSRQLRQEVEQALSYFHDVNQQPLVETRSNRIRSLRPQTAVFRGMIGHSMVNSKILLLQRPKVWWELEGPQVPLRPDCLAIVNNFAFLLGGEELGPDGEFHASSKVYRYDPRQNSWLRMADMSVPRSEFAVGVIGKFIYAVAGRTRDETFYSTERYDITEDRWEFVDPYPVNKYGHEGTVLGGKLYITGGITSSSTSKQVCVFDPGREAGGGGGSSDSQRTRGGRGPLLPGSHASCWENKSKMNYARCFHKMISHNGKLYVFGGVCVILRASFESQGCPSTEVYDPDTDEWTILASMPIGRSGHGVAVLERQIMVLGGLCYSGHYSDSILTFDPDENKWKEDEYPRMPCKLDGLQVCSLHFPEYVLEHVRRCS; this is encoded by the exons ATGCCCGTGGCCAATCAGAG ATGTGATATGTCGGGGGCGGATGTGGAGGTATATCTATCCCAGGTGCATGATGGGAGTGTGTCGTCGGGCTTCCGGGCTCTCTATGAGGAGCGTCTGCTGTTGGACGTCACGCTCACGATCGATGAGCATCACTTCCAG GCCCACAAGGCACTTCTGGCCACCCAGAGCGACTATTTCCGGGTGATGTTCACAGCCGACATGAGGGAGCGGGACCAGGACAAAATCCACATGAAGGGGCTTACGGCAGCGGGTTTTGGGCACATTCTCCGCTTCATGTACTACGGCTCGCTGGAGCTCAGCATGCCCACCGTGCAGGAGATCTTACAG GCGGCCATGTACGTGCAAATGACTGAGGCAGTGGAGTTCTGCTGCTCCTTCCTGCTGGCTAAGATCTGCCTGGAGAACTGTGCTGAGGTCATGCGCCTCCTGGAGGACTTCAGTGTGGGGGTGGAGGGCGTCCAAGAGCAGCTGGACAACTTCCTGCTCGATAACTTTGTCCCTCTCATGAGCCGACCCGACTTCCTGTCCTACCTCAGCCTGGAGAGACTGCAG GCGTATCTGAATAGCGATGCTCTGAGCCGCTACCCGGAGATTGAGCTGTATGAAGCCGTCCAGTCATGGCTGAGACATGACCGGCGGCGGTGgagacacacagacaccatCGTGCAGTCCATCCGCTTCTGCCTCATGACTCCTGCAAACATCTTTGAGAAG GTGAAGACATCAGAGTTCTATCGTTACTCCAGGCAGCTGCGTCAGGAAGTGGAGCAGGCCCTCAGCTACTTCCATGACGTCAACCAGCAGCCTCTGGTGGAGACGCGCTCTAACCGCATCCGCTCGCTGCGCCCGCAGACGGCAGTCTTTAGGGGGATGATTGGTCACAGCATGGTCAACAGTAAGATCCTGCTGCTGCAGCGCCCCAAG GTGTGGTGGGAGCTGGAGGGGCCTCAGGTGCCATTGCGGCCTGACTGCCTGGCCATTGTGAACAACTTTGCCTTCTTGTTGGGAGGGGAGGAGCTTGGGCCGGATGGAGAGTTTCACGCTTCGTCCAAAGTCTACCGCTATGACCCCCGTCAGAACTCGTGGCTGCGCATGGCGGACATGTCTGTGCCCAG GTCAGAGTTTGCTGTTGGCGTCATCGGAAAGTTTATCTATGCGGTAGCAGGCCGCACGCGAGACGAAACCTTCTACTCCACAGAACGCTACGACATCACTGAGGACCGCTGGGAGTTTGTGGACCCGTATCCCGTCAACAAGTATGGTCACGAGGGAACAGTTCTTGGTGGGAAGCTCTACATCACGGGCGGCATCACGTCCTCGTCCACCTCCAAGCAGGTTTGCGTCTTTGACCCGGGACGGGAAGCGGGAGGGGGTGGTGGGAGCTCGGACTCACAGAGGACGCGCGGTGGTCGTGGCCCGCTGCTGCCCGGCTCCCACGCCAGCTGCTGGGAGAACAAATCCAAAATGAACTACGCCCGCTGCTTCCACAAGATGATCTCTCACAATGGGAAGCTGTACGTGTTTGGTGGTGTGTGCGTGATCCTGCGAGCGTCCTTTGAGTCGCAAGGCTGCCCGTCAACTGAGGTTTATGACCCTGACACAGACGAGTGGACCATCCTGGCCTCCATGCCAATTGGACGCAGCGGTCACGGCGTGGCCGTGCTGGAGCGACAGATCATGGTGTTGGGCGGCTTGTGTTACAGCGGCCACTACAGTGACTCCATCCTCACTTTTGACCCAGATGAGAACAAGTGGAAGGAGGATGAGTATCCCAGGATGCCTTGCAAACTGGACGGTCTGCAGGTTTGTAGCCTGCACTTCCCAGAGTACGTGCTGGAGCATGTCAGACGCTGCAGCTGA